One genomic window of Deltaproteobacteria bacterium includes the following:
- the csrA gene encoding carbon storage regulator — translation MLILTRKLGESIRIADEIKVTFLEVRGKQVSIGIDAPKHVSVHREEVYQMIQEQNIFAAQYDVLGDKKLSHIWDRLKKEKEKI, via the coding sequence ATGCTGATCCTGACAAGGAAGTTAGGCGAATCAATCAGAATAGCCGATGAGATCAAGGTTACTTTTTTAGAGGTCAGGGGAAAGCAGGTAAGTATAGGGATAGATGCTCCTAAACATGTTTCCGTTCATCGTGAGGAAGTTTATCAAATGATTCAAGAGCAGAATATTTTTGCTGCACAATATGACGTCCTTGGCGATAAGAAATTGTCTCATATATGGGATAGATTAAAAAAAGAAAAGGAGAAAATTTAG